One genomic segment of Bacillota bacterium includes these proteins:
- a CDS encoding glycosyltransferase: protein MKIAFIITRADDLGGAQIHVISLAGALQERGHEVTVLAGLGGTLFESLVLKGVSCRLLTRLIHPISLLEDWMALKEIKAILSELKPDLVTTHSNKAGLLGRMAA, encoded by the coding sequence GGCAGATGACCTGGGCGGGGCGCAGATCCATGTTATCAGCCTGGCGGGAGCGCTGCAGGAGCGAGGTCATGAGGTGACGGTGCTGGCCGGACTGGGCGGCACGTTATTTGAATCACTGGTCTTAAAAGGGGTGAGCTGCCGCCTGCTGACGAGACTGATTCACCCGATCAGCCTCCTGGAAGACTGGATGGCCTTAAAAGAGATTAAAGCGATTCTCTCTGAGCTGAAGCCCGACCTGGTGACCACGCACTCAAACAAGGCCGGACTGTTGGGACGGATGGCGGCCAG